The following nucleotide sequence is from Roseivirga sp. BDSF3-8.
GAGCACCTTACAGAGCGGGCCAAGGAAATCGTACATCACTTCATCAATAACATTTTTGCGCCACTGTTCTTTGTGTCGCTTGGCTTACATGTCAATTTTGTCGAAAGCTTTAATTTGCCACTGATCCTGGTGTTTCTTGTTCTGGCATTTATAGGGAAGGTGAGCGGAGCCTTTACCGGAGCGCGTATAGGAGGCTTAGGTAAGCATCAGTCCTGGGCGGTAGGCTTTGGGATGAACACCCACGGGGCTCTTGAGGTTATCCTGGGAGCCATCGCTCTTAATGCGGGCCTAATCTCGGAAGAGATATTTGTAGCTATCCTCGTGATGGTGGTAGTCACCATTATTGTATCAGGGCCCCTTATGCGTTACAGCCTTAGACAGATAGACAATGAGCAACTCAAAAAAGCCTCAGAAACCGTATCGGTTATTCCCGAACCGGAAATTAAAAACACTTAAAAGCGGCCTCTCCGTTAAAGGCTTAATCGCTGCAGCCATTATGCTGCTCGTATTTAGCTGTAGTTCCGCCAACCCGGAGGGAAACAACACAGTGGCACCAGGTCACGGTCAGTTCACTCAGTTATTACGTGAGTATGTAGATGGGGAGGGGTTAGTGAACTATCAGGGCTTGTTGTCTGATAGCATCAGGCTTAATGACTACCTCCTGCAACTGGAATCCGCACCACCCTCTCCGGACTGGTCGCGGGAAGAAAAGCTGGCTTATTGGCTTAATGCGTATAATGCCTATACTCTGCAGTTGATACTTAGAAATTATCCTGTGAAGAGTATCAAGGACATCACTAAGGGGCCAAATATTCCCTATATCAACTCTCCCTGGGATATTAAATTCATTAGGATAGGTAGCGAAGAGCTAGACCTGAATAATATCGAACATGGGATCATCCGGAAGGAGTTTGATGAGCCACGCATTCATTTTGCATTGGTTTGTGCAGCCATGTCCTGCCCGCCTTTAAGAAGAGAAGCTTATACAGCAGATGAACTGGAGGAGCAACTGCAAGATCAGGCACAGGTATTTTTATCTAATGATAGCAAAAACAGGCTGGAAGGAGGGACCCTTTACATATCAAAGATTTTTGACTGGTACAAAAAGGACTTTAAGCCGGAGGGTGTCGCCGGATACATCCATCAGGTGATGCCTGAAGAGGCAGATGAAGATGCAGAGGTGGCGTATCTGGACTACAACTGGTCTTTGAATGAGCAGAAATAAAAACTGCCTGTTGCGGGCAGGCATACAGGCAGCTTGAATGTTTTTAAGAGAAGAATCAGCCCCCCTGATTCTTCGTTTCGTTAAATATGTGAGCATCCATCTGAGGATAAGGGATGCTTATGCCTTCACGATCAAATGCTTTCTTGATTCTTTCGATCATATCCAGGTATACTCCCCAGAAGTCTGCCTGTATCACACGGGCACGTACTTTGAAGTTGACCGAACTGTCAGCCAGCTCAGCTAATTTAATATAGGCATCATCTTTATTGAGTACGCGGGGATCGGTGAATATCACCTCGTAGATTATGCTACGGGCTTTATCGATGTCATCATCATAGCCAATGCCAAATACCCACTCTACCAGCCTTTCAGGTTCCGTAGAGTAGTTAATGATCTTATCATTGTACAGAGGTCCGTTAGGCAGGATGATAGTTTTGCCGTCATAGGACTTGAGTACAGTGTGAAAAATTTTGATTTCAGAAACTGAAGCAATGACTCCTTGTGCTTCTATGACATCCCCTACTTTAAAGGGTTTCATCAGTAGTATAAGTACCCCACCGGCAAAGTTTGAGAGACTACCCTGTAGGGCTAGTCCAATAGCCAGGGATGCGGCACCCAGAACAGCAATAAAGGAGGTGGTCTCGACCCCT
It contains:
- a CDS encoding DUF547 domain-containing protein, which encodes MLLVFSCSSANPEGNNTVAPGHGQFTQLLREYVDGEGLVNYQGLLSDSIRLNDYLLQLESAPPSPDWSREEKLAYWLNAYNAYTLQLILRNYPVKSIKDITKGPNIPYINSPWDIKFIRIGSEELDLNNIEHGIIRKEFDEPRIHFALVCAAMSCPPLRREAYTADELEEQLQDQAQVFLSNDSKNRLEGGTLYISKIFDWYKKDFKPEGVAGYIHQVMPEEADEDAEVAYLDYNWSLNEQK
- a CDS encoding mechanosensitive ion channel family protein, with protein sequence MNFDFKENDWMERISELAALYVPKVILAIIVLIVGLAVIKKLIRLLRIQLEKRSADPSLIPFLSGIANALLVIVLILSIAEMVGVETTSFIAVLGAASLAIGLALQGSLSNFAGGVLILLMKPFKVGDVIEAQGVIASVSEIKIFHTVLKSYDGKTIILPNGPLYNDKIINYSTEPERLVEWVFGIGYDDDIDKARSIIYEVIFTDPRVLNKDDAYIKLAELADSSVNFKVRARVIQADFWGVYLDMIERIKKAFDREGISIPYPQMDAHIFNETKNQGG